The following are encoded together in the Vigna angularis cultivar LongXiaoDou No.4 chromosome 9, ASM1680809v1, whole genome shotgun sequence genome:
- the LOC128194135 gene encoding uncharacterized protein LOC128194135, with translation MLLLLNSFNWVFCFSSNIIMARQETWSTFEKKMLSLKALIRRYVALTFIAALLVSYTFMEIAVLSVMMDYLTEILQMQNQRVAAIVINLGDALSSLFFVVVSLISQTYTGSFTMITFCAAASIEVNKFLIAYYC, from the exons ATGCTTCTGTTACTAAATTCGTTTAACTGGGTGTTCTGTTTTTCATCAAACATCATCATGGCGAGGCAAGAAACGTGGTCTACTTTTGAGAAGAAAATGTTGTCATTAAAAGCTCTAATCCGCCGCTATGTGGCCCTAACTTTCATTGCTG CATTGCTTGTAAGTTACACATTTATGGAGATCGCGGTGTTGTCAGTAATGATGGATTATCTCACAGAGATACTTCAAATGCAGAATCAACGGGTAGCTGCTATTGTCATAAATCTTGGAGATGCTTTATCATCTCTCTTTTTCGTTGTTGTTTCTCTAATCTCGCAAACGTATACGGGTTCTTTCACTATGATCACATTTTGTGCTGCAGCTTCCATCGAGGTAAATAAATTCTTAATTGCGTATTATTGTTAG